Proteins from one Catenuloplanes atrovinosus genomic window:
- a CDS encoding glycosyl hydrolase, whose amino-acid sequence MRRRFRLIPALIAVVALVVVAGLVRCGPRQDDRPEPAAPGTAPPPRAGPAPPPAAPPAPGRSPAPSASSGWGTAPERPGEPRDCRVGAKLVPTCNVLWGAAPGAFTSARGARALAEYEESTGRTQAVYHAYHRGMNGLFPTAEEVGIAGDPARPRLLFLNWKPWDASWAEIADGAADDYLDRLAAHVRATYREPFFFTVHHEPEEEVDPRPGSGYTAHDYRDMFRHVVGRLRARGVDNLVTVVVHMAYVPYTSARWFPDLYPGDDVVDWVAWDTYAYSDRGEYGHGDFAELMNRTSSEAPDWPGFYNWAAARHPSKPLMVAEWGVWASRANPGHQAEFYRSVGRQIHDFPRIKALLHFDTPHDQRGRDSRPERTSSGLAAYRDLGRLPVFQVDVR is encoded by the coding sequence ATGCGCCGCCGGTTCCGCCTGATACCGGCCCTGATCGCGGTCGTCGCGCTGGTCGTGGTCGCCGGCCTGGTCAGGTGCGGGCCGCGGCAGGACGACCGGCCGGAGCCGGCCGCGCCCGGCACCGCGCCGCCGCCGCGCGCCGGGCCGGCCCCGCCGCCGGCGGCACCACCGGCTCCGGGACGGTCGCCCGCGCCGTCCGCGTCGTCCGGGTGGGGGACCGCGCCGGAACGGCCGGGCGAGCCGCGCGACTGCCGCGTCGGGGCGAAGCTGGTGCCGACCTGCAACGTCCTCTGGGGAGCGGCGCCGGGCGCGTTCACCTCGGCGCGCGGCGCCCGGGCGCTGGCCGAGTACGAGGAGAGCACCGGCCGCACGCAGGCGGTCTACCACGCGTACCACCGGGGGATGAACGGGCTGTTCCCGACCGCCGAGGAGGTGGGGATCGCCGGGGACCCGGCCCGGCCGCGGCTGCTGTTCCTGAACTGGAAGCCGTGGGACGCGAGCTGGGCGGAGATCGCGGACGGCGCGGCGGACGACTATTTGGACCGGCTGGCCGCGCACGTCCGCGCCACGTACCGCGAGCCGTTCTTCTTCACGGTGCACCACGAGCCGGAGGAGGAGGTGGATCCGCGCCCCGGGTCCGGCTACACCGCGCACGACTACCGCGACATGTTCCGGCACGTGGTGGGGCGGCTGCGGGCGCGCGGCGTGGACAACCTGGTCACGGTCGTGGTCCACATGGCCTATGTGCCGTACACGTCGGCGCGGTGGTTCCCGGACCTGTATCCGGGCGACGACGTGGTCGACTGGGTCGCCTGGGACACGTACGCCTACAGCGATCGCGGCGAGTACGGCCACGGCGACTTCGCGGAGCTGATGAACCGGACGTCCAGCGAGGCGCCGGACTGGCCGGGGTTCTACAACTGGGCGGCGGCCCGGCACCCGTCGAAGCCGCTGATGGTCGCGGAGTGGGGCGTGTGGGCCAGCCGTGCGAATCCGGGGCACCAGGCCGAGTTCTACCGCAGCGTGGGCCGGCAGATCCACGACTTCCCGCGGATCAAGGCGCTGCTCCACTTCGACACGCCGCACGACCAGCGCGGCCGTGACTCCCGCCCGGAGCGCACCAGCTCCGGGCTCGCCGCCTACCGCGACCTCGGCCGGCTGCCGGTCTTCCAGGTCGACGTGCGCTAG
- the cysC gene encoding adenylyl-sulfate kinase → MNSGGWLLPEDVLRDAPAYTPRAYELADLELLLSGAYAPLTGFLGRADLTSLARRGRLADDRSWPAPVTLEVPASIAESLDLTNPVARAIVLTDLEGAPVAAMEVSDAWPAKNGMYGVGGDVRRLGDGTHGPFQRLRRTPEEVKALLPPGRVLGVIADKPLHRPQLAQIAHAAKQLSAHLLVLIPIAEASPDGMPPEALVRAIFAARDRMPPATLVAVSLTRRGQEVADALLRARVAAAYGVTHLLSTGESLSGGGPRVLVPRELAYDNRDGQWRWRDDIPPRNRKLALSQLEINDLLDRGFPLPEWHTPPAVAKELVRARPPRRHRGLVVFLTGLSGSGKSTVARHVADTVRESGERTVTLLDGDVVRRELSAGLTFSKEDRDRNVRRIGWVAAEVARHRGLAICCPIAPYADARAAARRMATQAGAGFVLVHVSTPLEVCERRDRKGLYAKARAGELTGMTGIDDPYETPTDAELTIDTSDLSLADSVKLVLDYLTEHGWFEPHR, encoded by the coding sequence ATGAACAGCGGTGGGTGGTTGCTGCCCGAGGACGTGCTGCGGGACGCGCCGGCTTATACGCCCCGGGCGTATGAGCTCGCCGATCTGGAGCTGCTGCTCTCCGGCGCCTATGCCCCGCTGACCGGCTTCCTCGGCCGGGCGGACCTGACGAGCCTGGCGCGCCGCGGGCGGCTGGCGGACGACCGGTCCTGGCCGGCGCCGGTGACGCTGGAGGTGCCGGCCTCGATCGCGGAGAGCCTGGACCTGACGAACCCGGTGGCGCGCGCGATCGTGCTGACCGACCTGGAGGGCGCGCCGGTCGCGGCCATGGAGGTCTCGGACGCCTGGCCGGCCAAGAACGGCATGTACGGCGTCGGTGGCGACGTGCGGCGGCTGGGTGACGGCACGCACGGCCCGTTCCAGCGGCTGCGCCGTACCCCGGAAGAGGTCAAGGCGCTGCTGCCGCCGGGCCGCGTGCTCGGCGTGATCGCGGACAAGCCGCTGCACCGCCCACAGCTCGCCCAGATCGCGCACGCGGCGAAGCAGTTGAGCGCGCACCTGCTGGTGCTGATCCCGATCGCCGAGGCCAGTCCGGACGGCATGCCGCCGGAGGCGCTGGTCCGGGCGATCTTCGCGGCCCGCGACCGGATGCCCCCGGCGACGCTGGTGGCGGTGTCGCTGACCCGGCGCGGCCAGGAGGTGGCGGACGCGCTGCTGCGCGCGCGGGTGGCGGCCGCCTACGGCGTGACCCACCTGCTCTCCACCGGCGAGTCGCTCTCCGGCGGCGGCCCGCGCGTGCTGGTGCCGCGCGAGCTGGCCTACGACAACCGGGACGGTCAGTGGCGCTGGCGGGACGACATCCCGCCGCGCAACCGCAAGCTGGCGCTCTCCCAACTGGAGATCAACGACTTGCTGGACCGCGGGTTCCCGCTGCCGGAGTGGCACACGCCGCCGGCCGTGGCGAAGGAGCTGGTCCGGGCGCGCCCGCCGCGGCGGCACCGGGGGCTGGTGGTGTTCCTGACCGGGCTCTCCGGCTCCGGCAAGTCGACCGTGGCCCGGCACGTCGCGGACACGGTGCGGGAGTCCGGCGAGCGCACCGTGACGCTGCTCGACGGCGACGTGGTGCGCCGGGAGCTGTCGGCCGGGCTCACCTTCAGCAAGGAGGACCGGGACCGCAACGTGCGCCGGATCGGGTGGGTCGCGGCCGAGGTGGCCCGCCACCGCGGCCTGGCGATCTGCTGCCCGATCGCGCCGTACGCGGATGCCCGCGCGGCCGCCCGCCGGATGGCGACGCAGGCCGGCGCCGGGTTCGTGCTGGTCCACGTGTCGACGCCGCTGGAGGTCTGCGAGCGGCGCGACCGCAAGGGCCTCTACGCGAAGGCGCGGGCCGGCGAGCTGACCGGGATGACCGGCATCGACGATCCGTACGAGACGCCGACGGACGCGGAGCTGACCATCGACACCAGTGACCTGTCGCTGGCCGATTCCGTCAAGCTGGTGCTGGACTACCTCACCGAACACGGGTGGTTCGAGCCGCACCGCTGA
- a CDS encoding lipopolysaccharide biosynthesis protein, translating into MGAPSRALPRTVDHSVCSSVPGMYCAHAAPAAEAPTRNGVGGAARGGLANLIGVGFTGLTGLAVTWLVARGLGTDHAGAFFAATALFALTTGLARLGTQTGLVYWPARLRARGNTNLLGECLRTGLMPVGAVALAMAALVWTFAPALARLTAPGATPGVVADHAGQLRVLAVFLPLAAIADAVLTATRGYRMLRPTIMLERIVRPGLQLAGIGGLALAALWVALPPRWYALAWVGPYLPVALLGAYALRRVYLSGPAPEQGPTSRARRLLRRRFWRFTGPRAVASVAQLALQRLDVLLVAAFGGLAAAALYAVAGRFVVLGQFANQGIGQAVQPRLAEALATGDRARANALYQAATGWLVLATWPLYLLVITFAPVYLGAFGAGYRHGGAIVVVLGSAMLFSTGCGMVDSVLTMAGRTTWNLWNVVLALVVTIALDLLLIPPLGALGAAIGLAVAVLINNLVPLLQVGFALGLHPFGRGTLAAGVLAVACFGGVGAFSVAVLGPSVPGLAGALVVGGTSYALGVYRLRNLLGLSDFVRLRRSR; encoded by the coding sequence ATGGGGGCGCCGTCGCGCGCCCTGCCCCGCACCGTCGACCACTCCGTGTGCAGCAGCGTGCCGGGGATGTACTGCGCGCACGCGGCACCGGCGGCGGAGGCGCCGACGCGCAACGGCGTCGGCGGCGCCGCCCGGGGCGGGCTGGCGAACCTGATCGGCGTCGGCTTCACCGGGCTCACCGGCCTGGCCGTCACCTGGCTGGTCGCCCGCGGGCTCGGCACCGACCACGCCGGCGCGTTCTTCGCGGCCACCGCGCTGTTCGCGCTCACCACCGGCCTGGCCCGGCTGGGCACGCAGACCGGGCTGGTCTACTGGCCGGCCCGGCTGCGCGCGCGGGGCAACACCAACCTGCTCGGCGAGTGCCTGCGCACCGGGCTGATGCCGGTCGGCGCGGTGGCGCTGGCGATGGCCGCGCTGGTGTGGACGTTCGCGCCGGCGCTGGCCCGGCTGACCGCGCCGGGCGCCACGCCCGGCGTGGTGGCCGACCACGCCGGGCAGCTGCGCGTGCTCGCGGTCTTCCTGCCGCTGGCCGCGATCGCGGACGCGGTGCTCACCGCCACCCGCGGCTACCGCATGCTGCGCCCGACGATCATGCTGGAGCGCATCGTCCGGCCCGGCCTGCAACTGGCCGGCATCGGCGGGCTGGCGCTGGCCGCGCTCTGGGTGGCGCTGCCACCGCGCTGGTACGCGCTGGCCTGGGTGGGCCCGTACCTGCCGGTGGCGCTGCTCGGGGCGTACGCGCTGCGCCGCGTCTACCTGTCCGGCCCGGCGCCGGAGCAGGGGCCCACCTCGCGCGCGCGCCGGCTGCTGCGCCGCCGCTTCTGGCGCTTCACCGGCCCGCGCGCGGTCGCCAGCGTCGCCCAGCTCGCGCTGCAACGCCTGGACGTACTGCTGGTCGCCGCGTTCGGCGGGCTGGCCGCGGCCGCGCTCTACGCGGTGGCCGGCCGGTTCGTGGTGCTCGGCCAGTTCGCCAACCAGGGCATCGGGCAGGCGGTGCAGCCCCGGCTGGCGGAGGCGCTGGCCACCGGCGACCGGGCCCGGGCGAACGCGCTCTACCAGGCCGCGACCGGCTGGCTGGTGCTCGCCACCTGGCCGCTCTACCTGCTGGTCATCACGTTCGCGCCGGTCTACCTGGGCGCGTTCGGCGCCGGCTACCGCCACGGCGGCGCGATCGTGGTGGTGCTGGGCAGCGCCATGCTCTTCTCCACCGGCTGCGGGATGGTCGACTCGGTGCTGACCATGGCCGGGCGCACCACCTGGAACCTGTGGAACGTGGTGCTCGCGCTGGTCGTGACGATCGCGCTGGACCTGCTGCTGATTCCGCCGCTGGGCGCGCTGGGCGCGGCGATCGGCCTGGCGGTGGCCGTCCTGATCAACAACCTGGTGCCGTTGCTGCAGGTCGGCTTCGCGCTGGGGCTGCACCCGTTCGGGCGGGGGACGCTGGCCGCGGGCGTGCTGGCGGTGGCGTGCTTCGGCGGCGTGGGCGCGTTCTCCGTGGCGGTGCTGGGCCCGTCGGTGCCGGGTTTGGCGGGCGCGCTGGTGGTGGGCGGGACGTCTTACGCGCTCGGCGTGTACCGCCTGCGGAACCTGCTCGGCCTCTCCGACTTCGTCCGGCTGCGCCGTTCTCGCTAA
- a CDS encoding Wzz/FepE/Etk N-terminal domain-containing protein has protein sequence MSHYFGILRRHWWVLAGLALLGLAIAAGVTARMPKTYESATSVLVTPAGQDTNVSGGRTKGEVNLDTEAQLVRSTAVAAGAAELLRSPLPPDELAKNLRVEVPANTSVLVITYAATEPNAARAGSHAFAEAYLRNRERTATASTEAAIKALSDKVKQLSATLTEVNNQLARVDRDSPQRPNLESQRQTTQNQLNSLNGKLNELTTTTVSVGSIISDARLPVMPSSPNTMLNLATGGMIGLLLGLLTAALWERLDRRVRSASDVSAAGVPVLATLNGRSAPRFDDVLQPYGPGGRTFNRLRNEVLASLGRDDQVVVVTGASRGSATTLVAANLATALARTGSEVVLIGAHLPESMVEIAPIARIFGIAAKPGLSEVLAGRAPLSDAVQQAPRVPSLRVVTTGGTAAAGGLIQSQALADMLGTLRRQAAYVVVEAPSTSSSADAQSLASLADAAILSVETRRARRPEVADAAEQLRRVGTPLLGAVVLPRIEPKAAEELPPPRPTLTPPQPKKPVSRTYGSEAAKKPSPAGKEKPEPKMPAWLGESEAETRVIDISAVAAAARDDAAAKRADRDGSGR, from the coding sequence ATGTCCCACTATTTCGGGATACTACGGCGGCACTGGTGGGTCCTGGCGGGGCTGGCGCTGCTCGGACTGGCCATCGCGGCCGGCGTCACCGCCCGGATGCCCAAGACGTACGAGTCCGCGACCAGCGTGCTGGTCACGCCGGCCGGCCAGGACACCAACGTCTCCGGCGGCCGCACCAAGGGTGAGGTCAACCTCGACACCGAGGCGCAGCTGGTCCGCTCCACCGCGGTCGCGGCCGGCGCAGCCGAGCTGCTGCGCAGCCCGCTGCCACCGGACGAGCTGGCGAAGAACCTCCGCGTCGAGGTCCCGGCGAACACGTCGGTGCTGGTCATCACGTACGCCGCCACCGAGCCGAACGCGGCGCGGGCCGGCTCGCACGCGTTCGCGGAGGCGTACCTGCGCAACCGCGAGCGGACCGCCACGGCCAGCACCGAGGCCGCGATCAAGGCGCTCTCCGACAAGGTCAAGCAGCTCAGCGCCACGCTCACCGAGGTCAACAACCAGCTGGCCCGGGTCGACCGGGACAGCCCGCAGCGGCCCAACCTGGAGAGCCAGCGGCAGACCACGCAGAACCAGCTCAACTCGCTCAACGGCAAGCTGAACGAGCTGACCACCACCACGGTCAGCGTCGGCTCGATCATCAGCGACGCGCGGCTGCCGGTGATGCCCAGCAGCCCGAACACCATGCTCAACCTGGCCACCGGCGGCATGATCGGGCTGCTGCTCGGCCTGCTCACCGCGGCGCTCTGGGAGCGGCTGGACCGCCGGGTCCGGTCCGCGTCCGACGTGTCCGCGGCCGGCGTGCCGGTGCTGGCCACGCTCAACGGGCGCAGCGCGCCGCGGTTCGACGACGTGCTCCAGCCGTACGGACCCGGCGGCCGGACGTTCAACCGGCTGCGCAACGAGGTGCTGGCCAGCCTCGGCCGCGACGACCAGGTCGTGGTGGTGACCGGCGCCAGCCGCGGCTCCGCCACCACGCTGGTCGCGGCGAACCTGGCCACCGCGCTGGCCCGCACCGGCAGCGAGGTGGTGCTGATCGGCGCGCACCTGCCGGAGAGCATGGTGGAGATCGCCCCGATCGCGCGGATCTTCGGCATCGCGGCCAAGCCCGGCCTGTCCGAGGTGCTGGCCGGGCGGGCGCCGCTGTCCGACGCGGTCCAGCAGGCGCCCCGGGTGCCGTCGCTGCGCGTGGTCACCACCGGGGGCACCGCGGCCGCGGGCGGGCTGATCCAGTCGCAGGCGCTCGCCGACATGCTCGGCACGCTGCGCCGCCAGGCCGCGTACGTGGTGGTGGAGGCGCCGTCCACGTCGAGCAGCGCGGACGCGCAGAGCCTGGCCAGCCTGGCGGACGCGGCGATCCTCTCGGTGGAGACGCGCCGCGCGCGCCGGCCGGAGGTGGCGGACGCGGCCGAGCAGCTGCGCCGCGTGGGTACGCCGCTGCTGGGCGCCGTGGTGCTGCCGCGCATCGAGCCGAAGGCCGCCGAGGAGCTGCCGCCACCACGGCCGACGCTCACGCCGCCGCAGCCGAAGAAGCCGGTCAGCCGCACGTACGGGTCGGAGGCCGCGAAGAAGCCGAGCCCGGCCGGCAAGGAGAAGCCCGAGCCGAAGATGCCGGCCTGGCTCGGCGAGTCGGAGGCGGAAACCCGCGTCATCGACATCTCCGCCGTGGCCGCGGCGGCCCGGGACGATGCCGCGGCCAAGCGCGCGGACCGCGACGGATCGGGCCGGTGA
- a CDS encoding methyltransferase domain-containing protein translates to MFQNAEAVEKYETVTYAPDSYGSAINERQRAYLRRLITRSFPVRRPVQHDFACGTGRAIRLLHGAVRGAHGYDTSAEMLAKAAEVGTAARLHRIAEDGPVPVPAREDGPALVTSFRLLLNVDDSVRHRLLAFAARALPDRDAGLLVVENHGNRRSLRHLAARRRSGRRWFAELSHAEVVALLAEHGFEVVERRGFSMFPQSAYERRGVRTVARLVDRFATRLPSLSGVAVNVLYVARRHT, encoded by the coding sequence GTGTTTCAGAACGCGGAGGCGGTCGAGAAGTACGAGACCGTCACGTACGCGCCGGACAGCTACGGCTCCGCGATCAACGAGCGGCAGCGGGCGTACCTCCGGCGTCTGATCACGCGGTCCTTCCCGGTGCGCCGGCCGGTGCAGCACGACTTCGCCTGCGGGACCGGCCGCGCGATCCGGCTGTTGCACGGCGCGGTGCGCGGCGCGCACGGCTACGACACGTCCGCCGAGATGCTGGCGAAGGCCGCCGAGGTGGGTACGGCCGCGCGGCTGCACCGGATCGCGGAGGACGGCCCGGTCCCGGTGCCCGCGCGGGAGGACGGCCCGGCGCTGGTCACCTCGTTCCGGCTGCTGCTCAACGTGGATGACTCGGTCCGGCACCGGCTGCTCGCGTTCGCCGCCCGGGCGCTGCCGGACCGGGACGCCGGCCTGCTGGTGGTGGAGAACCACGGCAACCGGCGTTCGCTGCGGCACCTGGCGGCCCGCCGCCGCTCGGGCCGGCGGTGGTTCGCGGAGCTGTCGCACGCGGAGGTGGTGGCGCTGCTCGCCGAGCACGGCTTCGAGGTGGTGGAGCGGCGCGGGTTCAGCATGTTCCCGCAGTCGGCGTACGAGCGGCGCGGCGTGCGCACGGTCGCGCGCCTGGTGGACCGGTTCGCCACGCGGCTGCCGTCCCTGTCCGGCGTGGCGGTGAACGTGCTCTACGTGGCCCGGCGGCACACGTGA
- a CDS encoding WecB/TagA/CpsF family glycosyltransferase, whose amino-acid sequence MRVVLDGTGFDPVTEAQVVAHVRRALERGEGGRIVTPNVDILRQARSSAAVRDLLCGADLVVADGMPLVWASRLARTPVPERVAGSSLIWSLSSGVADDGRSVFLLGGAPDDRATGAERAASRLAVACPGLRIAGCLSPAYGFERRPKELEAVCREVVEAKPDLVYVGLGFPKQEWVISALADYLPFTWFLGCGAAINFVAGDARRAPAWMQRAGLEWLHRLAGEPRRMAGRYLGHDAPYAMRLLVGAMVGRVR is encoded by the coding sequence GTGCGCGTCGTCCTGGACGGGACGGGCTTCGACCCCGTCACCGAGGCGCAGGTGGTGGCGCACGTCCGGCGGGCGCTGGAACGCGGCGAGGGCGGGCGGATCGTCACGCCCAACGTCGACATCCTGCGCCAGGCCCGGTCCTCCGCCGCCGTCCGCGACCTGCTGTGCGGCGCGGACCTGGTGGTCGCGGACGGCATGCCGCTGGTCTGGGCCAGCCGGCTCGCCCGCACACCGGTCCCGGAGCGCGTCGCCGGATCCAGCCTGATCTGGTCGCTCTCCTCCGGCGTGGCCGACGACGGGCGGTCGGTGTTCCTGCTCGGCGGCGCGCCCGACGACCGGGCCACCGGCGCCGAACGCGCCGCCTCCCGGCTGGCCGTGGCCTGCCCCGGCCTGCGGATCGCCGGCTGCCTGAGCCCCGCGTACGGCTTCGAGCGCCGCCCCAAGGAACTGGAGGCGGTCTGCCGCGAGGTGGTCGAGGCCAAGCCGGACCTGGTCTACGTGGGACTCGGCTTCCCCAAGCAGGAGTGGGTGATCTCCGCACTCGCCGACTACCTGCCGTTCACCTGGTTCCTCGGCTGCGGCGCCGCGATCAACTTCGTGGCCGGCGACGCCCGGCGCGCACCCGCCTGGATGCAGCGCGCCGGCCTGGAGTGGCTGCACCGCCTCGCCGGCGAGCCCCGCCGGATGGCCGGCCGTTACCTCGGCCACGACGCGCCCTACGCCATGCGGTTACTGGTCGGCGCCATGGTCGGCCGCGTCCGCTGA
- a CDS encoding sulfotransferase domain-containing protein — protein sequence MITSSRVPGAVKHLVHLGSRSYGRLTSGSRMLPSFLIAGGQRCGTTSLYRALAAHPVVLKAVLHKGVHYFDTSYHRGLSWYRGHFPRHSAGHRVAERHGVPAQTFESSPYYLYHPRAAARIAADLPEVRLIVLVRDPVERAYSQHAHEVARRFEKEPSFARALALEPARLHREEERLADDPDYRSFSHQHHAYRARGEYARYLDAVAEHIPRERILVLESERFFTEPEPVYDRVLDFLELPHLERPAFEKHNARPRGAAMEDAVREDLTAHYAPHDRALAAWLGQTPVWRA from the coding sequence ATGATCACATCGTCGCGGGTGCCGGGTGCGGTCAAGCACCTCGTGCACCTCGGGTCCCGGTCGTACGGGCGGCTCACGTCCGGCTCGCGCATGCTGCCGTCGTTCCTGATCGCGGGCGGGCAGCGGTGCGGGACCACGTCGCTCTACCGGGCGCTGGCCGCGCACCCCGTGGTGCTCAAGGCCGTGCTGCACAAGGGCGTGCACTACTTCGACACGTCCTATCACCGCGGGCTGAGCTGGTACCGCGGGCACTTCCCCCGGCACAGCGCGGGCCACCGGGTCGCCGAGCGGCACGGCGTACCGGCGCAGACGTTCGAGTCGAGCCCGTACTACCTCTACCATCCGCGGGCCGCGGCCCGGATCGCCGCGGACCTTCCCGAGGTACGGCTGATCGTGCTGGTCCGGGACCCGGTCGAGCGCGCCTACTCGCAGCACGCGCACGAGGTGGCCCGGCGCTTCGAGAAGGAGCCGTCGTTCGCGCGGGCCCTGGCGCTGGAGCCGGCCCGGCTGCACCGCGAGGAGGAGCGGCTGGCGGACGACCCGGACTACCGCTCGTTCTCGCACCAGCACCACGCCTACCGCGCGCGCGGCGAGTACGCCCGTTACCTGGACGCGGTCGCGGAGCACATCCCACGCGAGCGGATTCTGGTGCTGGAGAGCGAGCGGTTCTTCACCGAGCCGGAGCCGGTCTACGACCGGGTGCTGGACTTCCTGGAGCTGCCGCACCTGGAGCGGCCGGCGTTCGAGAAGCACAACGCGCGCCCGCGCGGCGCGGCGATGGAGGACGCGGTGCGCGAGGACCTGACCGCGCACTACGCGCCGCACGACCGCGCGCTGGCGGCCTGGCTCGGGCAGACCCCGGTCTGGCGCGCCTGA
- a CDS encoding endoglucanase translates to MPALAARRWVPALALTLVASLGVAACGRDEPSPAPTPSPDLDGPPPAIAVHPGPYDAGPMPVPATGAYLGAWVKPEVISQPGRLDAIHGLEARLGRELDIVHTYRKWDEKFGTESDRAFMDAGATLLFSWASGDTRSITSGEHDELIRAQARRVAAAKRPVLMRFRWEMDRPNLRPSMWSGPDYVAAWRHVRRIFDAERARNASWVWCPTSEGFENGEAPAFYPGDDVVDWTCVDVYAGERFRSLGELLTPFLRWAAERPKPILIGEYGVAAAWGSPARAAWLRDATRLFKANPQIKGVCYFDSNPDGNPPEKQFRVSGDAAAFDAFAELTRDPWFNQPPGPRRARPRA, encoded by the coding sequence ATGCCCGCCCTCGCGGCTCGCCGGTGGGTGCCCGCGCTCGCGTTGACGCTGGTGGCGTCGCTGGGCGTCGCCGCATGCGGCCGGGACGAGCCGTCGCCCGCGCCGACGCCGTCGCCGGACCTGGACGGGCCGCCGCCGGCCATCGCGGTGCACCCCGGGCCGTACGACGCGGGCCCCATGCCGGTGCCGGCGACCGGCGCCTACCTGGGCGCCTGGGTGAAGCCGGAGGTGATCAGCCAGCCCGGACGGCTCGACGCGATCCACGGGCTGGAGGCACGGCTCGGGCGCGAGCTGGACATCGTCCACACGTACCGCAAGTGGGACGAGAAGTTCGGCACCGAGTCGGACCGCGCGTTCATGGACGCCGGCGCGACGCTGCTGTTCAGCTGGGCGTCCGGCGACACCCGGTCGATCACGTCCGGCGAGCACGACGAGCTGATCCGCGCGCAGGCCCGGCGCGTGGCCGCGGCGAAGCGGCCGGTGCTGATGCGCTTCCGGTGGGAGATGGACCGGCCCAACCTGCGGCCGTCCATGTGGTCCGGCCCGGACTACGTGGCGGCCTGGCGGCACGTGCGGCGGATCTTCGACGCGGAGCGGGCCCGGAACGCGTCCTGGGTCTGGTGCCCGACCTCGGAGGGCTTCGAGAACGGCGAGGCGCCCGCCTTCTACCCCGGCGACGACGTGGTCGACTGGACCTGCGTGGACGTCTACGCGGGCGAGCGCTTCCGGTCGCTCGGCGAGCTGCTCACCCCGTTCCTGCGCTGGGCCGCCGAACGGCCCAAACCCATCCTGATCGGCGAGTACGGCGTGGCAGCGGCCTGGGGCTCACCGGCGCGGGCCGCCTGGCTGCGCGACGCCACCCGCCTGTTCAAGGCGAACCCGCAGATCAAGGGCGTCTGCTACTTCGACTCCAACCCGGACGGCAACCCGCCGGAGAAGCAGTTCCGCGTCTCCGGCGACGCCGCCGCCTTCGACGCCTTCGCGGAACTGACCCGCGACCCGTGGTTCAACCAGCCGCCCGGGCCGCGGCGCGCCCGCCCCCGCGCGTGA